In Vicugna pacos chromosome 1, VicPac4, whole genome shotgun sequence, a single window of DNA contains:
- the SON gene encoding protein SON isoform X4, whose protein sequence is MATNIEQIFRSFVVSKFREIQQELSSGRSEGQLNGETNTPVEGNQAGDAAASARSLPNEEIVQKIEEVLSGVLDTELRYKPDLKEASRKSRCVSVQTDPTDEIPTKKSKKHKKHKNKKKKKKKEKEKKYKRQSEESESKPKSHHDGNIDLESDSFLKFDSEPSTALEHPVRVFGLSDTSESPAVVLEPPVVSMEVSEPHTLETLKPASKMAELSVASTSVVSVQSEQSVAVTLEPSMTKILDSFAAAPVPTTTVAPKSSEPVVTVSVEYQMKSVLKSLESTPPEPSKIMLEPPVAKVLEPPETLVSSETPAEVYPEPSTSTTTDFPESSATEVLRLPEQPVEVPSEIADSSMTRPQEVLELPKTTALELQESLVASVMELPGPPATSMPELQGPPVTPVLELPGPSATPVPELPGPLSTPVPELLGPPATAVPELPGSSVTSVPQLSQELPGLPAPSMGLEPPQEVPEPPVMAQELPGLPAVTAAVELPGQPVVTVAMELTEQPVTTTELEQPVGMTTVEHPGQPEVTTAAGLLGQPEAAMVLELPGQPVATTALELPGQPSVTGVPELPGLPSATRALELSGQPVATGALELPGQLMATGALEFSGQSGAAGALELLGQPLATGVLELPGQPGAPELPGQPVATVALEISVQSVVTTTELSTMTVSQSLEVPSTTALESYNTVAQELPTTLVGETSVTVGVDPLMAQESHMLASNTMETHMLASNTMDSQMLASNTMDSQMLASNTMDSQMLASSTMDSQMLATSSMDSQMLATSSMDSQMLATSSMDSQMLATSSMDSQMLATSSMDSQMLATSSMDSQMLATSSMDSQMLATSTMDSQMLATSTMDSQMLATSSMDSQMLASGTMDSQMLASGTMDAQMLASGTMDAQMLASSTQDSAMLGSKSPDPYRLAQDPYRLAQDPYRLGHDPYRLGHDAYRLGQDPYRLGHDPYRLTPDPYRMSPRPYRIAPRSYRIAPRPYRLAPRPLMLASRRSMMMSYAAERSMMSSYERSMMSYERSMMSPMAERSMMSAYERSMMSAYERSMMSPMAERSMMSAYERSMMSAYERSMMSPMADRSMMSMGADRSMMSSYSAADRSMMSSYSAADRSMMSSYTADRSMMSMAADSYTDSYTDTYTEAYMVPPLPPEEPPTMPPLPPEEPPMTPPLPPEEPPEGPALSTEQSALTAENTWSTEVPALPPEESVSLPEPPVSQSEISEPSAVPANYSVSASEPSVLASEAAVTVPEPLEPEPSVTSTPVESAAVAEEHEIVPERPVTYLVSEIPIMSAEPTVLTSEPSVMSEMAETYDSMRASGRVASEVSMSLLEPAVPIPEPSQSTLELPAMAVSEPPAVTVPEPPAVAIPAPPAVAAPEPPAMAAPEPLVVAVPEPLAVAVQDPPAEAIQDPLAEAVRDPPAEAVPEPLALSEPEHVTIPVPVVSALEPAVPVLEPVVSVLQPNMIVSEPSISVQESTVAISEPAVTISEQTQVISTDMVLESTPITLESSVIKRMNLLSGDENLAPETGMQEIPMHSDEEPHAEGHLKNDSCETGNGINIDLNINNHLIAKEMEHNTVSAVSTGAVGEIGEEKIVPTNETEQCTVLDTCPSVSEADVGGTLSSPGPLALEPDAMGTGKGFEFATASALSSVSKYDIEVPLTTQDTEHDMVISTSPSGGSEADIEGPLPAKDIHLDLPSNNNFISKDAEGPFPIQESDQTLAVALSSKESSGEDKELSLPPKEILPESGFSANIDDINEADLVRPLLPKDMERLTSLRAGLEGSSLASEVERDKSATSPVVISIPERASESSSEEKDDYEIFVKVKDTHEKSKKNKNRDKGEKEKKRDSSLRSRSKRSKSSEHKSRKRTSESRSRARKRSSKSKSHRSQTRSRSRSRRRRRSSRSRSKSRGRRSVSKEKRKRSPKHRSKSRERKRKRSSSRDNRKTGRARSRTPSRRSRSHTPSRRRRSRSAGRRSFSISPSRRSRTPSRRSRTPSRRSRTPSRRSRTPSRRSRTPSRRSRTPSRRSRTPSRRRRSRSVARRRSFSISPVRLRRSRTPLRRRFSRSPIRRKRSRSSERGRSPKRLTDLNKAQLLEIAKANAAAMCAKAGVPLPPNLKPAPPPTIEEKVAKKSGGATIEELTEKCKQIAQSKEDDDVIVNKPHVSDEEEEEPPFYHHPFKLSEPKPIFFNLNIAAAKPTPPKSQVTLTKEFPVSSGSQHRKKEADSVYGEWVPVEKNGEENKDDDNVFSSNLPSEGRVKRQGRVRRQMKQPAASHLTVTRCNSLCGTKPQSEKHRIAENSVITSLPNIGPSLHLWEGSPRYNYLASRFASRLYSSRFWW, encoded by the exons ATGGCGACCAACATCGAGCAGATTTTTAGGTCTTTCGTGGTCAGTAAATTCCGAGAAATTCAACAAGAGCTTTCAAG CGGAAGGAGTGAAGGCCAGCTCAATGGTGAAACAAATACACCTGTTGAAGGAAACCAGGCAGGAGATGCAGCTGCCTCTGCCAGGAGCCTACCAAATGAAGAAATAGTTCAGAAGATAGAGGAAGTACTTTCTGGGGTCTTAGATACAGAACTACGATATAAACCAG ACTTGAAGGAGGCTTCCAGAAAAAGTAGATGCGTGTCTGTACAAACAGATCCTACTGATGAAATTCCTACCAAAAAGTCAAAGAAgcataaaaagcacaaaaataaaaagaagaaaaagaagaaagaaaaggaaaaaaagtataaaagacaGTCAGAAGAATCTGAATCAAAGCCGAAATCACATCATGATGGGAACATAGATTTAGAATCGGATTCCTTTTTGAAGTTTGATTCTGAACCTTCGACAGCACTGGAGCATCCTGTAAGAGTGTTTGGCCTGTCTGACACCAGTGAATCTCCTGCAGTTGTGCTAGAACCTCCTGTAGTATCAATGGAAGTATCAGAGCCACACACCTTAGAAACTCTGAAGCCAGCCTCAAAAATGGCAGAACTGTCAGTTGCATCTACATCAGTAGTCTCAGTGCAGTCAGAGCAGTCTGTGGCAGTAACGCTAGAACCATCCATGACAAAAATTCTGGATTCCTTTGCAGCAGCACCAGTGCCTACTACTACAGTAGCGCCGAAGTCATCTGAGCCAGTTGTAACAGTGTCAGTGGAGTATCAGATGAAGTCTGTGCTGAAATCTTTGGAGAGCACACCTCCAGAGCCATCAAAGATCATGTTAGAGCCTCCAGTAGCAAAAGTGCTAGAGCCACCAGAAACCCTTGTATCATCAGAGACACCTGCTGAGGTATACCCTGAGCCAAGCACATCAACAACAACGGATTTTCCAGAGTCATCGGCAACTGAAGTGCTAAGATTGCCAGAGCAGCCTGTAGAAGTACCATCGGAGATTGCAGATTCATCCATGACAAGACCACAGGAGGTGCTGGAGCTGCCCAAGACCACAGCGTTGGAGCTGCAGGAGTCGTTGGTGGCCTCAGTGATGGAGTTGCCGGGGCCACCTGCGACCTCCATGCCGGAGTTGCAGGGGCCCCCTGTGACTCCAGTGCTGGAGTTACCTGGGCCCTCTGCTACCCCGGTGCCAGAGTTGCCAGGGCCCCTTTCTACCCCAGTGCCTGAGTTGCTAGGACCCCCTGCGACAGCAGTGCCTGAGTTGCCGGGGTCCTCTGTGACATCAGTGCCACAGTTGTCACAGGAATTGCCAGGGCTTCCAGCACCATCCATGGGGTTGGAGCCACCACAGGAGGTACCAGAGCCACCTGTGATGGCACAGGAGTTGCCAGGGCTGCCTGCGGTGACAGCAGCAGTAGAGTTGCCAGGGCAGCCTGTGGTAACGGTAGCAATGGAGTTGACGGAACAACCTGTGACGACGACAGAGTTGGAGCAGCCTGTGGGGATGACAACGGTGGAACATCCTGGGCAGCCTGAGGTGACAACCGCAGCAGGGTTGCTGGGGCAGCCTGAGGCAGCGATGGTGCTGGAGTTGCCAGGACAGCCAGTGGCAACGACAGCGCTGGAGTTGCCAGGGCAGCCTTCGGTGACTGGGGTGCCAGAGTTGCCAGGGCTGCCTTCGGCAACTAGGGCACTGGAGTTGTCAGGGCAGCCTGTGGCAACTGGGGCACTGGAGTTGCCTGGGCAGCTCATGGCGACTGGGGCACTGGAGTTCTCGGGGCAGTCTGGGGCAGCTGGAGCACTGGAGCTTTTGGGGCAGCCTTTGGCAACAGGGGTGCTGGAGTTGCCAGGGCAGCCTGGGGCGCCAGAGTTGCCTGGGCAGCCTGTGGCAACTGTGGCGCTGGAGATCTCTGTTCAGTCTGTGGTGACAACAACGGAGCTGTCAACGATGACCGTGTCGCAGTCCCTGGAGGTGCCCTCGACGACAGCGCTGGAGTCCTATAATACGGTAGCACAGGAGCTGCCTACTACGTTAGTGGGGGAGACTTCTGTAACAGTGGGAGTGGATCCCTTGATGGCCCAAGAATCCCATATGTTAGCTTCTAACACCATGGAGACCCATATGTTAGCATCCAACACTATGGACTCCCAAATGCTAGCGTCCAACACCATGGACTCCCAGATGCTAGCATCCAACACCATGGACTCCCAGATGTTAGCCTCTAGCACCATGGACTCCCAGATGTTAGCAACTAGCTCCATGGACTCCCAGATGTTAGCAACCAGCTCCATGGACTCCCAGATGTTAGCAACCAGCTCCATGGACTCCCAGATGTTAGCAACCAGCTCCATGGACTCCCAGATGTTAGCAACCAGCTCCATGGACTCCCAGATGTTAGCAACCAGCTCCATGGACTCCCAGATGTTAGCAACCAGCTCCATGGACTCCCAGATGTTAGCAACCAGCACCATGGACTCCCAGATGTTAGCAACCAGCACCATGGACTCCCAGATGTTAGCAACTAGCTCTATGGATTCCCAGATGTTAGCATCTGGCACTATGGACTCTCAGATGTTAGCTTCCGGCACCATGGACGCTCAGATGTTAGCGTCTGGTACCATGGATGCCCAGATGTTAGCATCTAGTACCCAAGATTCTGCTATGTTGGGTTCCAAATCTCCTGATCCCTACAGGTTAGCTCAAGATCCTTACAGATTAGCTCAGGATCCCTATAGGTTAGGTCATGACCCTTACAGGCTAGGTCATGACGCCTACAGGTTAGGGCAGGACCCCTATAGATTAGGCCATGATCCCTACAGACTAACTCCTGATCCCTATAGGATGTCACCTAGACCCTATAGGATAGCACCAAGATCTTATAGAATAGCCCCCAGGCCATATAGGTTAGCACCTAGACCCCTGATGTTAGCATCTAGACGTTCTATGATGATGTCCTATGCTGCAGAACGTTCCATGATGTCATCTTACGAACGCTCTATGATGTCTTATGAGCGGTCTATGATGTCCCCTATGGCTGAGCGCTCTATGATGTCAGCTTATGAGCGCTCTATGATGTCAGCTTATGAGCGTTCTATGATGTCCCCTATGGCTGAGCGCTCTATGATGTCAGCTTATGAACGCTCTATGATGTCAGCTTACGAGCGCTCCATGATGTCCCCAATGGCTGACCGATCTATGATGTCCATGGGTGCTGACCGGTCTATGATGTCGTCATACTCTGCTGCTGACCGGTCTATGATGTCATCGTACTCTGCAGCTGACCGATCTATGATGTCATCTTATACTGCTGATCGTTCAATGATGTCTATGGCAGCTGATTCTTACACCGATTCTTATACTGATACATACACGGAGGCATATATGGTGCCACCTTTGCCTCCTGAAGAGCCTCCAACAATGCCACCATTGCCACCTGAAGAGCCACCAATGACACCACCATTGCCTCCTGAGGAACCACCAGAGGGTCCAGCATTATCCACAGAGCAGTCAGCATTAACAGCTGAAAATACTTGGTCTACTGAGGTGCCAGCATTACCTCCTGAAGAGTCTGTATCGCTGCCTGAACCTCCTGTGAGTCAGAGTGAGATTTCAGAGCCTTCGGCAGTGCCTGCTAATTATTCAGTGTCggcatctgagccttcagtgttAGCGTCAGAGGCTGCTGTGACTGTTCCAGAACCACTAGAGCCAGAGCCTTCGGTTACTTCCACACCGGTAGAGTCTGCTGCCGTAGCAGAGGAGCATGAAATCGTTCCAGAGAGACCAGTGACTTACTTGGTGTCTGAAATTCCAATAATGTCAGCTGAACCAACTGTGTTAACATCAGAGCCTTCTGTTATGTCAGAGATGGCAGAAACTTACGATTCCATGAGAGCTTCAGGACGTGTTGCCTCAGAGGTATCTATGTCTCTGCTGGAACCAGCAGTACCTATCCCAGAGCCATCCCAGAGTACTCTAGAGCTGCCAGCCATGGCAGTCTCAGAGCCGCCAGCTGTAACTGTCCCAGAGCCACCAGCCGTGGCTATCCCAGCGCCACCAGCCGTGGCTGCCCCAGAGCCACCGGCCATGGCTGCCCCAGAGCCACTGGTCGTGGCTGTCCCAGAGCCACTGGCTGTGGCCGTCCAAGACCCACCGGCAGAGGCTATCCAGGACCCACTGGCCGAGGCTGTCCGGGACCCACCGGCTGAGGCTGTCCCAGAGCCCTTGGCATTGTCTGAGCCAGAGCATGTTACTATTCCTGTGCCAGTTGTTTCTGCCCTGGAGCCTGCTGTACCAGTCCTGGAACCAGTGGTGTCAGTCCTTCAACCTAACATGATTGTTTCAGAACCATCTATTTCTGTTCAAGAATCCACTGTGGCAATTTCAGAGCCTGCTGTCACCATCTCAGAGCAGACTCAGGTAATATCTACTGACATGGTTTTAGAGTCTACGCCAATAACACTGGAATCTAGtgttataaaaagaatgaatttactatCTGGTGATGAAAATCTTGCTCCAGAGACTGGCATGCAGGAGATTCCCATGCATTCAGATGAAGAGCCACATGCTGAAGGGCACCTGAAAAATGACTCCTGTGAAACTGGAAATGGTATCAATATTGATCTTAATATAAATAATCACTTAATTGCTAAAGAGATGGAACATAATACAGTGTCTGCTGTCAGCACTGGTGCTGTTGGTGAAATTGGTGAAGAGAAAATTGTGCCCACCAACGAGACTGAACAATGCACAGTATTGGATACCTGCCCTAGTGTTAGTGAAGCTGATGTAGGAGGAACTCTGTCTTCCCCTGGTCCCCTTGCTCTTGAACCTGATGCCATGGGAACTGGTAAGGGTTTTGAATTTGCCACAGCATCTGCTCTCAGTTCAGTTAGTAAATATGATATTGAAGTACCTTTAACTACTCAAGATACTGAACATGACATGGTAATTTCCACCAGCCCCAGTGGTGGTAGTGAAGCTGACATAGAGGGACCTTTGCCTGCTAAAGACATTCATCTTGATTTACCATCTAATAATAACTTTATTAGTAAGGATGCAGAAGGACCATTCCCTATACAAGAGAGTGACCAGACATTAGCAGTTGCTCTCAGTTCTAAAGAAAGTAGTGGAGAAGATAAAGAATTATCTCTCCCTCCTAAAGAGATACTGCCTGAGTCGGGATTTTCTGCCAATATTGATGATATTAATGAAGCAGATTTAGTGAGACCATTACTTCCTAAGGACATGGAACGTCTTACAAGTCTTAGAGCTGGTCTTGAAGGATCTTCACTTGCGAGTGAAGTTGAACGGGATAAATCTGCTACCAGTCCAGTTGTTATTAGTATACCAGAAAGAGCTTCAGAGTCTTCTTCAGAGGAGAAAGATGATTATGAAATTTTTGTGAAAGTTAAGGACACacatgaaaaaagcaagaaaaataagaacCGTGACAAaggtgagaaagagaagaaaagagactctTCGTTAAGATCTCGAAGTAAGCGTTCCAAGTCTTCTGAACACAAATCACGAAAGCGCACCAGTGAATCTCGTTCCAGGGCAAGGAAGAGATCATCTAAGTCAAAGTCTCATCGCTCTCAGACACGTTCACGGTCACGATCAAGAcgcaggaggaggagcagcaggTCAAGATCAAAGTCTAGAGGAAGGCGATCTGTATCAAAAGAGAAGCGCAAAAGATCTCCAAAGCACAGATCCAAGtccagggaaagaaaaaggaaaagatcaaGCTCCAGGGATAATCGGAAAACAGGTAGAGCTCGAAGTCGCACCCCAAGTCGTCGGAGCCGGAGTCACACTCCTAGTCGTCGAAGAAGATCTAGATCTGCAGGGAGAAGGAGCTTTAGCATTTCCCCAAGCCGACGGAGCCGCACCCCGAGCCGACGGAGCCGCACCCCGAGCCGACGGAGCCGCACCCCGAGCCGAAGGAGCCGCACCCCGAGCCGAAGGAGCCGCACCCCAAGTCGACGGAGCCGGACCCCAAGCCGACGGAGTCGTACGCCTAGCCGTCGAAGAAGATCAAGGTCTGTGGCAAGAAGACGAAGCTTCAGTATATCACCAGTCAGATTAAGGCGATCACGAACACCTTTGAGAAGAAGGTTTAGCAGATCTCCCATCCGTCGTAAACGATCCAGGTCTTCTGAAAGAGGCAGATCACCTAAACGTCTGACAGATTTGA ATAAGGCTCAGTTACTTGAAATAGCCAAAGCTAATGCAGCTGCCATGTGTGCTAAGGCTGGTGTTCCTTTACCGCCAAACCTAAAACCTGCACCTCCACCTACCATAGAAGAGAAAGTTGCTAAAAAGTCAGGAGGAGCTACTATAGAAGAACTAACTGAG AAATGCAAACAAATCGCACAGAGTAAAGAAGATGATGATGTAATAGTGAATAAGCCTCATGTTTCggatgaagaggaagaagaaccTCCTTTTTATCATCATCCCTTTAAACTCAGTGAACCCAAACCTATTTTTTTCAACCTGAAT attgctGCGGCAAAGCCAACTCCACCAAAAAGCCAGGTAACATTAACAAAAGAATTCCCTGTGTCATCTGGATCTCAACATCGAAAAAAGGAAGCAGATAGTGTTTATGGAGAGTGGGTTCCTGTAGAGAAAAACGgtgaagaaaacaaagatgaCGATAATGTTTTCAGCAGCAATTTGCCCTCTGAG GGCCGGGTTAAACGGCAGGGCCGGGTTAGACGACAGATGAAACAACCCGCAGCTTCTCATTTGACAGTAACTCGATGCAATTCACTTTGTGGAACCAAGCCACAAAGTGAAAAGCATCGAATTGCAGAGAACAGTGTTATCACATCCCTACCCAACATTGGGCCCTCCTTGCACTTGTGGGAAGGTAGCCCAAGGTACAACTACTTAGCTTCTCGTTTTGCTTCAA